The region TCCATCAGGtacaacacattcctctctttctcagtccatcctaaacattggcatggatcgggccctccaggactggagtttgacacgtgTCCTaactaaggcatcttaatgacatgtatgtgtgtgtaaaaaaaaattatgtatccCCTtgggatgttgcatgtatatagctgtccatTCCATCTGTTTGTAAGCATTCAGGATTTAAGCCCGAAGAAGGCTCTAGTCTACAGTCGAAAGCTTGCatgctcttttaatttttttgaagttagccaataaatggtatcatcctgatccaaAACCTATTAATTATACAATGCAATATTTTTACCAGTTTGGAGGCTTCCAGCAAATCGCCTGGCCACTCGCTGGCTGCGATATGAGGGGCCTGGGGAGGAAGACCGGGAGGTGCTAGGTCCAGGGGCATCTCCTTCCtgcaggtcctggggctgcgcagCAGACGGTGGGGTCCTGCCCTGTCTGGGGGCACGTCCTGGGCCTTGCTGTGCAGGTGGGGGATGAGAAGCAGatccagctgtaataaagaataataaataatataatgagAACGAAATATGTCATGAAATAGGTAAAAAGTATTAAGTTTTTACTCaaactcattattttttttaattgctggtGTATCCAACTGCTGGCAGTCTCTCTCACATCACCTCGTCCCTGCGATCAgactgcagcccgagcctccgttccccGCTCTGCAGCCAGCCCCGTGATGCAGAATATCCGAAtctcggcttgatgatgtcatcaagcccagACCCAGTTAAGGGCATCACCGGGCTGCGTGTAGAGCGGGGAACGGAGGCTCAGGCTGCAGCCTGATCGCAGGAACGAGGTGAGGTGAGAGAGACGGCTTGCGATCTACCCACAAAGGGGGCTGCCTGAATGGGGGGTGGGATATCTGACTATCCATACTGGGGGATTAAGGACCCCTGGTGAGGGGTGGGGTGAGGtgttaaaatgtgcagctggggtgACTAATAAAATAATGTGGATACATATACCCattttggatttaaaaaaaaaatattctgggtgcagatctggctataatgggggtgggggggggggtgggggtggggggggaactAATCCTGAGTGCACACACTAATccagagggcacatctggctataattgcactggtccataagggggaaacaaggtctggatgtgaagtgtttaaacacagaaaaaagaaaaattctaATACCGTTTATTTCTTTATTGgacatgaaagaatatgactcttaaagtgaatgggtaccactttaaaaataaaaaagtcagatactcacctaaggagagggaaggctcggtcctaatgagccttccctctcctctcccagtgcccggtcccgcgcaggatcccccgtagcagtattcgaccagttctgtcaaatactgccacttccaccgccgaagggaggtttcggaagccttcgggagcaatcgggctcccgaagatgggccaatccatactacgcatgcgcactCTGACGcattcgcgcatgcgtagtatggagtatGGAGTACTCCTGAAAACCTCCGAATTCCCTGCGTTGGCagatgcgaacgggggagccagcacagcaccgagggcaccgggagaggagagggaaggctcattaggaccgagccttccctctccttaggtgagtatctgacttttttattgtaaaactGGTACCCATTCGCTttaaatacagtaaaatataaATAGGATAGGATATAAAGAGCGCTCCTGAACGTagactggggcaatggttcatctttAGTAGGAATAAGCCCCTGCGCACACAGCAAatatatcaaaggagtggctttgagacaactctgtgtatgtATGCCCTTGAGTTGAGAGGCCAAGCAAGAGCATAGGCATCAATAAAATTTAAtaactctggagagatcttaaaatggctatGCACcacagccggatcatccacaaggcaaaccttggCAGTTGCCAAGGTCATGGAGAGGACCAAAGAGCCTGATGGACGATAGCACCTATCAAATCCTTGTAAAAAATACCAGGTGATCAACAGTGGTTATCAAGTTGCATTCCACAAAGTATGATATAAGGCCCTTTTTTACACTAGCTGCgtttttggtaaaaatgcaaaacgcatgcgtttttccaaaTTCAATAGTGCAGGTGCATGTCTGCGCAATTACgatgcgttttgtgttttttctttttcaatcaaTACAACACTTTTCAGCCACAGTAAAAAAGCAAAGCAAACACATAAAAAACTCACTAAAGCATTTACATCAAAATATCTAGATGCATTGCACAAATAACGTGTTTACGTTTGTGTTTTGCAGTGGAAAGGGCCCATActcttagggctcaaacccactagagcgcttttatgCGCGTTTTGAGTGTTTTGTGCACCGCCCTGCGATCCCGCAAAATGCTCTGGTAATGTTAATGGGTGGCCCAAATTCCACTACAGCGGTCGCAGTTTTCTATGTTCGATTTCGGGTGCGTTACCGCTTCCAATAGAAAATGTTGGAGTGCTGCTGGAACCGTTTACCTTTTTTAAAGCGCTGGACAAAAAATGCATTTATGATTCCCACAATGCTTTTTTTGTccagaaaataatttaaaaaaaaaaaaaaaccacccaaaCAGAACACTAATcgataatcgcaaaacgctgtaGACGCTAGGAACTCCCatacaaaaaccgcaaaccgtgcAAAAACCGCTAACGCAAACCGCTaaacaaccggttgcaaaatgctccaaaaaaacaaaacactcagcaaatactgcacaaatatcatcactatgcccacacaggaggCAGGAGCACAAAAAATAATTTAGGTAACCCATTTTAGAATTATTCCATAACgaaaacaaaatgtggaaaaagtgatgagcTCATCTGTGAATATTAAACGGATAATTTTTCCGTATATAGTACTACACAACTCTAttataatattcactgcacaaggTATTTTTATAGTATAATTAGATACCGTATAAAAAACCCAAGATACACATACATAAACTAGTAGTTTTCTGACTTACATGACAGGGCTTCCTCAATGCTCTTGACGAGCTCTTTGTCCCTCCTTTTCAGGTCGCTCCACATCATCTGGACCTGCTTCACCCTCAAGTTCCTGCTGAATTGGGTCCTCAGCAGTAACTGGACCTTCCTCACCACCCGCTTTTTGTACTTCCCCACCACCAGGTCATATCGACCTCTTGTAAATTCCTGAAAAAAAATTTGACAGTATTCATGAGCACTGTATggattatacattttttaattaggaTTAACTTTACTTAAATCATAATGTTTCAACATTATAAAAATGATATAAGTATCACCCTACTTTATCTGGTCCCCCATCCTTTGGCCAAATGTAATTTCCacccataggctatcattcattaaagtgtggtcggtaacaaaatctgtgcgggaaagtaccgctttcggtattttagacttctggtggTCATTCATacaaatgttgccagttgcgatatACTGTAAGTGCGGTGATTCCCCGAAAAAGCCtggtggtaggcttgcggaaacagagaagctgcccgagtccctccgtgcgctgctctctctgctgctgcttgggaggtctgtgtccCATTCAGTTACATGTATTCCacatgcttatcgctacttccTAGGGAGCgataatccccgtccgcataacGCTtggtctaatctttatgaattgacattttgttacctttttttagataatcaccgcacaaggcggtaatttatcgctgtgCTCGGGAATGACAGCTtttgatgcggaaacagcctttatatgaatgcacattttgctaagtgctcggtaaagtcagctgttttcagaatttgcgcatgcaggaatgcttgaggctaatttcacaccaggacgttgcgttagagggggcgttaaggtcgcataacgttcccctaactcaacgcctggtggtgctggtgctggatctggacgtcagagtgagccgcgttgtgcagctcactctggcgtcagtgatgccgtgatgcgcactcttgtgcgcatgcggcatcacgtggtcccgccggccaatcgccgcacagagcggatgctccaggaagtaaacactgcacgtcacaacgcgcagtgcatattaattagccatgtgcctggacgctctccgctcctccccaacattactgagcatgtgcaagcagtctaacgcggcttagccgcgtctaaagtactgcatgcagtacgttgtcttgtgacgcagcgttacaatgtaacgcaacgtccgcactgtgaacagccccattgatttttcattactgtgcggtgggctgcgttacaggctgctctaacgtgcgcctgtaacgtcccactgtgaaaccagccttatgaatgatagccaatgtgattGGTAAATATTGTGAATTTGTGTTCGTGAacatgttaaaggacttccgaggccaaaaagaagaaaattacactatacctttttaatatctgaatccacggaggacgtccagcgcgtcctccgcaccgtaccgccgtcattgcagcccttttcgttcccccatggctcggcccgaccccactgaacgggtcgcatgtattccacaagtaagatggccgccaccttgagccgcggctgcgcagtacgctttgccgcgagtgcgattgcgcagcctttagcccgcctcccacCGCATACTGGGtacgggaggcgggctaaaggctgcgcagtcgcactcgcggcaaagcgtactgcgcagccgcggctcaaggcggccatcttacttgtggaatacatgccacccgttcagtggggtcgggccgagccatgggggaacgaaaagggctgcaatgacggcggtacggtgcggaggacgcgctggacatCCTCCATGGATTCAGataataaaaaggtatagtgtcatttttttctttttggcctcggaagtcctttaaagtgaaccttaagtgaggaaaaaaaattgagttttactcacctggggcttacctcagccccctgcagctgatcggtgcccacgacgagtcgctctgatgctccgggtcccgccggcggccacttccggtttcgccgtcaggacccgtcaggctggggaacgcggctcatgctacgcgttcccagccaaaatagcacccctatgcggccatatgtccgcataggcacccgtatgcggacatatggccgcataggggtgctattttggctgggaacgcgtagcatgagccgcgttccccagcctgacgggtcctgacggcgaaaccggaagtggccgccggcgggacccggagcatcagagcgactcgtcgtgggcaccgatcagctgcagggggctgaggtaagccccaggtgagtaaaactcaattttttttcctcacttaaggttcactttaacaaaatgTCCGTTCATGAGCAGATGAAAATATTGGAGTGCTGCTGAAACCGTTTACCGTTTTTAAAGCGCTGAACAAAAAATGCATTTatgattcccacaatgcattttttgtccagaaaaaaaaaaaaaaaaaaattcagaacacTAATCAATAATCACAAAACAATGTAGACACTAGGAACTCCCatacaaaaaacgcaaaccgtgCAAAAAACGCTAACGTAAACCGCTAAACAACCGCttgcaaaatgctccaaaaaaaacAAGACGCtagcgtctgcgggagcgttttgcgatttttagtgGGTTCCTAGACTTAATGTTCAGGCGTGCAATGAGTGTAACGTAAGTTTACTGTACTATTACAATATAATATCACTAACATTTAGCAAAATACAGTGTGAATGTGTCTCTACTATTAAAGGGACTCAGCCGCGACACTCAGCCAAGCGTCGCCCCCACACTTGCTGGTATAGGAAGAGGCACGTCATTACGTCAGCCGatacgcgtcatgacggcggccggcatgacagtcctgcgcatgcgcagtaaacccacgtatgcgcaggactgtcacgtcaTGACGCGTAGCTCGCAGTCCCTTTAACAGTAGTGGTACAAGCAAAGTTACagtgacaaataaaataaaaaaccctcTGCAACACctatgatacactttttaaagtaaaatataaataaatgcataGAAACAATACCAAATAAATGCATTTTGTTCAAAATACATTGCTTACCTCAATCACCATCCTTTTCAACTCGGGTGGGTTTTTTGGAGGCATGCTGGATGTGCCCTGGACTCCCTGCAGGCTGCAATCAAAGTCTGTGTGGTGTCCAGGTCTTTCCCACGAGTCTCtgtcttttttttacagcttcCTGTTGATTTTTACGCATTAGCCAATCACAGCCTATGAAGCTGAGCGTGCCCGGAGCGCATACGTACGCGTACGTACTGACGCATTTACGCAATAGCTACCATAGTGATaggcggctattgcgtacacgctcgcccgcatgcgtcaaaacgtacgcataGGTGGTAATTACCGTAGTACACGTAACAATATATCGTAAGCGCATACATTACGGTACCCTTACGCGTAaccgcgtaagtttacgcgtaattacagagaTGACCCGTAGATAATGTAGTAcgtcgtaaccgtaattgcgtaatgcgtaattgcgtagaattacgcgtaatgacccgtaagcgtagatttttccattacgatcagcactgacgcgaactacccagataatccgaactttttccgctATCCGAACTCGGATTCAGATTCCAGATTTCTGTGTAAATCTGAATAGCGATATCCGAGTTAACTCGGATATCAATCTGAAATCCGGAATCCGGTTGGATActtaggtcggatatccgaatccggatactgtaaccatggagatgatgtccatgaagtcattgagccaatcagagggctcccagtctaagcccaagcacccaatcacagaagggaaccctggccagccccccctgtatataaggaggggtgacatgatgagaaa is a window of Hyperolius riggenbachi isolate aHypRig1 chromosome 6, aHypRig1.pri, whole genome shotgun sequence DNA encoding:
- the LOC137521311 gene encoding uncharacterized protein, whose product is MPPKNPPELKRMVIEEFTRGRYDLVVGKYKKRVVRKVQLLLRTQFSRNLRVKQVQMMWSDLKRRDKELVKSIEEALSSGSASHPPPAQQGPGRAPRQGRTPPSAAQPQDLQEGDAPGPSTSRSSSPGPSYRSQRVARRFAGSLQTVPLSTHLLVRRELRRLKARVRRHETGVPVREFNLLQQQVLELREKSARQDEINAQLMGTGGRRDA